In the Populus trichocarpa isolate Nisqually-1 chromosome 1, P.trichocarpa_v4.1, whole genome shotgun sequence genome, one interval contains:
- the LOC112327510 gene encoding glucan endo-1,3-beta-glucosidase-like: MLHAVCTIHRRVLWGKPNAYNLPAENEVVSPYEAYGICRKNLFDALMDALYSALEKAGGSYLKIAVSESGWASAGGTVETAESADTSYRNLIDHVKGLQGGLDRLWKFLNV, from the coding sequence ATGTTACATGCTGTGTGCACAATCCATAGGCGTGTGTTATGGGGGAAACCGAACGCTTACAATTTGCCAGCAGAGAATGAAGTTGTGAGTCCCTATGAAGCGTATGGCATATGTAGGAAGAATCTCTTTGATGCCTTAATGGATGCACTTTACTCAGCTCTTGAGAAGGCAGGAGGGAGCTATTTGAAGATTGCTGTCTCAGAGAGTGGTTGGGCATCTGCTGGTGGAACTGTGGAAACAGCCGAAAGCGCAGACACATCTTATAGGAACTTGATCGATCATGTCAAGGGACTCCAAGGAGGTCTGGACAGGCTATGGAAATTTCTCAATGTTTGA